One segment of Alnus glutinosa chromosome 2, dhAlnGlut1.1, whole genome shotgun sequence DNA contains the following:
- the LOC133860917 gene encoding 3-oxoacyl-[acyl-carrier-protein] synthase, mitochondrial isoform X1 encodes MAGSASAWRKLPIPSRFHFTRRISSSSGPGDFDSPPVVCSRRVVVTGLGMVTPLGCGVETTWKSLIEGRCGIRAITPENIRMNSFDRETQLHTFDQLSSKVAAIVPCGTNPGEFNEALWLNSKEHRSIARFIGYALCAADEALKDAKWLPSEQEQKERTGVSIGGGIGSISDILDAAQMICEKRLRRLSPFFIPRILINMASGHVSMKYGFQGPNHAAVTACATGAHSIGDATRMIQFGDSDVMLAGGTESSIDALSIAGFCRSRALTTKYNSAPQEASRPFDCGRDGFVIGEGSGVLVLEELEHAKKRGAKIYAEVRGYGMSGDAYHITQPHADGRGAVLAMNRALGQSGLHPNQVDYVNAHATSTPLGDAIEANAIKTIFSEHATSGSLALSSTKGAIGHLLGAAGAVEAIFAVLAIHHGVAPLTLNLTKPDPIFNDAFMPLTSSKKMPIRAALSNSFGFGGTNASLLFTSAA; translated from the exons ATGGCAGGCTCTGCTTCTGCTTGGCGTAAACTTCCCATTCCCTCTCGTTTCCACTTTACTCGCcgcatttcttcttcttctggtcCTGGAGATTTTGATTCTCCACCTGTTGTTTGTTCTCGAAGAGTGGTTGTTACcg GTTTAGGCATGGTGACTCCGCTTGGCTGTGGAGTGGAAACTACTTGGAAGAGTCTAATAGAAGGAAGATGTGGGATAAGGGCAATAACACCCGAAAATATCAGGATGAATTCCTTTGATAGGGAGACCCAGTTGCATACATTTGATCAACTGTCATCGAAAGTTGCTGCAATCGTGCCTTGTGGTACTAACCCAGGTGAATTCAATGAGGCATTATGGCTTAATTCTAAG GAGCATCGATCAATTGCAAGATTTATAGGCTATGCACTATGTGCTGCTGATGAAGCTCTAAAAGATGCAAAATGGTTACCCTCTGAGCAGGAACAGAAGGAAAGAACG GGAGTCTCTATTGGTGGGGGAATTGGAAGCATCAGTGACATATTGGATGCAGCGCAAATGATTTGTGAAAAG CGCCTTCGTCGGCTTAGTCCATTTTTCATTCCACGGATATTAATTAACATGGCATCTGGTCATGTGAGCATGAAATATGGATTCCAG GGACCAAACCATGCTGCAGTGACAGCTTGTGCCACTGGGGCACATTCTATTGGTGATGCTACGAGGATGATTCAGTTTGGAGATTCAGATGTTATGTTGGCTGGAGGCACAGAGTCTAGCATTGATGCTTTATCAATAGCAGGATTTTGCAG GTCTAGGGCGTTGACTACAAAATACAATTCTGCTCCACAGGAAGCTTCACGACCTTTTGATTGTGGCCGAGATGGCTTTGT GATAGGAGAAGGTTCTGGTGTCTTGGTGTTGGAA gAACTCGAGCATGCAAAAAAACGAGGAGCAAAAATTTATGCTGAGGTTCGCGGCTATGGGATGTCAG GTGATGCATATCACATTACTCAGCCGCATGCTGATGGAAGAGGTGCTGTTTTAGCCATGAATCGTGCCTTAGGACAG TCCGGGCTTCATCCTAACCAGGTGGATTATGTAAATGCCCATGCTACATCTACACCTTTGG GTGATGCGATAGAAGCCAATGCTATCAAAACCATATTCTCAGAACATGCGACATCAGGTTCTTTGGCCCTATCCTCGACAAAG GGTGCCATAGGTCATCTCCTTGGAGCAGCTGGAGCTGTTGAAGCAATTTTTGCAGTTTTGGCCATACACCAT GGAGTTGCACCATTAACGCTTAATCTTACTAAACCAGATCCCATATTTAACGATGCTTTCATGCCTTTGACATCTTCAAAGAAAATGCCAATTAGAGCAGCTTTGTCAAACTCTTTTGGCTTTGGAGGAACAAATGCATCCCTGCTGTTCACTTCTGCAGCATAG
- the LOC133860917 gene encoding 3-oxoacyl-[acyl-carrier-protein] synthase, mitochondrial isoform X2, with product MAGSASAWRKLPIPSRFHFTRRISSSSGPGDFDSPPVVCSRRVVVTGLGMVTPLGCGVETTWKSLIEGRCGIRAITPENIRMNSFDRETQLHTFDQLSSKVAAIVPCGTNPGEFNEALWLNSKEHRSIARFIGYALCAADEALKDAKWLPSEQEQKERTGVSIGGGIGSISDILDAAQMICEKRLRRLSPFFIPRILINMASGHVSMKYGFQGPNHAAVTACATGAHSIGDATRMIQFGDSDVMLAGGTESSIDALSIAGFCRSRALTTKYNSAPQEASRPFDCGRDGFVIGEGSGVLVLEELEHAKKRGAKIYAEVRGYGMSGDAYHITQPHADGRGAVLAMNRALGQSGLHPNQVDYVNAHATSTPLGDAIEANAIKTIFSEHATSGSLALSSTKVNLGCHRSSPWSSWSC from the exons ATGGCAGGCTCTGCTTCTGCTTGGCGTAAACTTCCCATTCCCTCTCGTTTCCACTTTACTCGCcgcatttcttcttcttctggtcCTGGAGATTTTGATTCTCCACCTGTTGTTTGTTCTCGAAGAGTGGTTGTTACcg GTTTAGGCATGGTGACTCCGCTTGGCTGTGGAGTGGAAACTACTTGGAAGAGTCTAATAGAAGGAAGATGTGGGATAAGGGCAATAACACCCGAAAATATCAGGATGAATTCCTTTGATAGGGAGACCCAGTTGCATACATTTGATCAACTGTCATCGAAAGTTGCTGCAATCGTGCCTTGTGGTACTAACCCAGGTGAATTCAATGAGGCATTATGGCTTAATTCTAAG GAGCATCGATCAATTGCAAGATTTATAGGCTATGCACTATGTGCTGCTGATGAAGCTCTAAAAGATGCAAAATGGTTACCCTCTGAGCAGGAACAGAAGGAAAGAACG GGAGTCTCTATTGGTGGGGGAATTGGAAGCATCAGTGACATATTGGATGCAGCGCAAATGATTTGTGAAAAG CGCCTTCGTCGGCTTAGTCCATTTTTCATTCCACGGATATTAATTAACATGGCATCTGGTCATGTGAGCATGAAATATGGATTCCAG GGACCAAACCATGCTGCAGTGACAGCTTGTGCCACTGGGGCACATTCTATTGGTGATGCTACGAGGATGATTCAGTTTGGAGATTCAGATGTTATGTTGGCTGGAGGCACAGAGTCTAGCATTGATGCTTTATCAATAGCAGGATTTTGCAG GTCTAGGGCGTTGACTACAAAATACAATTCTGCTCCACAGGAAGCTTCACGACCTTTTGATTGTGGCCGAGATGGCTTTGT GATAGGAGAAGGTTCTGGTGTCTTGGTGTTGGAA gAACTCGAGCATGCAAAAAAACGAGGAGCAAAAATTTATGCTGAGGTTCGCGGCTATGGGATGTCAG GTGATGCATATCACATTACTCAGCCGCATGCTGATGGAAGAGGTGCTGTTTTAGCCATGAATCGTGCCTTAGGACAG TCCGGGCTTCATCCTAACCAGGTGGATTATGTAAATGCCCATGCTACATCTACACCTTTGG GTGATGCGATAGAAGCCAATGCTATCAAAACCATATTCTCAGAACATGCGACATCAGGTTCTTTGGCCCTATCCTCGACAAAGGTAAATTTAG GGTGCCATAGGTCATCTCCTTGGAGCAGCTGGAGCTGTTGA
- the LOC133861518 gene encoding protein-tyrosine-phosphatase IBR5, producing MRKRERENPCGVCGHYHKYEEGEVCGICGHRIPATSEKTSIQVSAFPSEILPEFLYLGSYDNASRSELLKTQGISRVLNTVPACQNLYKNSFTYHCLQDDKTLPFDDAIQFLEQCERDKARVLVHCMSGKNRSPAIVMAYLMKSKGWRLAQGYQWVKERRPSVELSEAIYRQLQEYEQKIFGPIAIGNPILPVFVPAGVPSFSFGFPKINDPVSIPAFSNVGTTSIFARPPLDVPPHEFTFGASQIQIQRNNDNTLNPNGSDIPMDGS from the exons AtgaggaagagggagagagagaaccctTGTGGGGTTTGTGGCCACTATCATAAATATGAAGAAGGAGAGGTCTGTGGGATTTGTGGCCACCGGATTCCGGCTACATCGGAGAAAACTTCGATTCAAGTCAGCGCTTTTCCATCGGAGATCTTGCCCGAGTTTCTTTATTTAGGTAGCTATGATAACGCCTCGCGCTCGGAGCTTCTCAAGACTCAGGGAATCTCTCGTGTTCTTAAT ACGGTGCCTGCTTGCCAAAACCTCTACAAGAATTCATTCACCTATCACTGCCTTCAAGATGACAAAACTTTGCCTTTTGATGATGCAATTCAATTTTTAg AGCAATGTGAAAGGGACAAAGCTCGTGTTCTGGTGCACTGCATGTCCGGCAAAAATAG GTCACCAGCTATTGTGATGGCTTACTTGATGAAGTCCAAAGGATGGAGACTTGCCCAAGGTTACCAGTGGGTGAAAGAGCGGAGACCATCTGTCGAATTATCTGAAG CTATCTACCGGCAACTGCAGGAGTATGAGCAGAAGATCTTTGGACCAATTGCTATTGGCAACCCCATCCTACCAGTCTTTGTACCTGCAGGTGTGCCATCATTTAGCTTTGGCTTCCCAAAGATTAATGATCCGGTTTCCATTCCTGCTTTCAGCAATGTTGGTACCACCTCTATTTTTGCCCGTCCTCCTTTAGACGTTCCTCCGCACGAGTTTACTTTTGGAGCCAGCCAGATTCAGATTCAGAGGAATAATGATAATACTCTGAACCCAAATGGCAGTGATATTCCAATGGATGGTTCTtga
- the LOC133860669 gene encoding uncharacterized protein LOC133860669, translated as MENPECIQSISVLWRGKKFNIEMSSGATLKELGLKLQKMTDVKADTMRLIVPKSSNKSSKLLSPFSDEQAFLSLEETSITKGKSIRMMGVPETEVEEVLENAKANLRIAGFEEEEKRLRQRMSHRPHASLKLPQGPYIFCDFRTLEIPGVELNPPASEALKRMHMLAADPGIVAIMNKHRWRIGIMTEMAPIGYVGISPKCILGFNKNHGEEISLRLRTDDLKGFRKYESIKKTLLHELAHMVYSEHDADFYALDSQLNQEAASLDWTRSSSRTLNGVRNSEHYEEDFIGDGSNSPRKLGGSISDQLASARASSVAAAYRRLANDSVNSFVESVVNEEPDPDDSGFNTHEEPASIDLIEKENLDIQFPNEAERKPVYEPDPDDSQGGGTLESKFFPEFTGSRTLLGQDFSNSGPTQLLLPSETNRKLGTTKLHEEPDPDESQEMEILDSEIQTMKNIEELDPDDSQANGVVHPEPDPDDNLVYPLGVSRTQTYEPDPDDQELQRIHDPVTVVCRRLEKAIEMLRVEVTPVEATAVLQTLFKIIRNVIENPDEMKYKRLRKANPIIQRNVANYQAAMEILSLIGFNEDIVLDEIGKAETYLVLKRNDPGLLWLAKSSLETCIAF; from the exons ATGGAAAATCCAGAGTGTATACAGAGTATATCAGTTCTATGGAGGGGGAAGAAGTTTAACATAGAAATGAGTTCAGGTGCTACTCTTAAGGAGCTTGGGCTCAAACTGCAAAAAATGACAGATGTCAAAGCAGATACCATGCGGCTTATTGTTCCAAAATCTTCCAACAAATCATCGAAGCTGTTGTCTCCTTTCTCTGATGAGCAGGCATTCTTAAGTTTGGAAGAAACTTCTATTACAAAG GGCAAGTCAATCAGAATGATGGGAGTGCCTGAAACAGAGGTTGAAGAAGTTCTAGAAAATGCAAAAGCAAACTTGAGGATAGCTGGAtttgaagaagaggaaaagagaCTGAGGCAGCGCATGTCTCATAGGCCTCATGCTTCACTGAAGCTTCCACAAGGACCttatatcttttgtgattttcgCACACTTGAGATCCCAGGAGTAGAG TTGAATCCTCCAGCTTCAGAGGCATTAAAAAGAATGCACATGCTTGCCGCAGATCCTGGAATTGTGGCTATTATGAACAAG CATCGTTGGCGCATAGGTATTATGACCGAGATGGCCCCCATTGGTTATGTTGGCATAAGTCCCAAATGCATTCTCGGTTTTAACAAG AATCATGGAGAGGAGATCTCTCTGCGTCTTAGGACCGATGATCTTAAGGGCTTCAGGAAGTATGAAAGCATCAAGAAAACCCTTTTGCATGAACTT GCTCACATGGTATACTCTGAACATGATGCAGACTTTTATGCTCTGGATAGTCAG TTAAACCAAGAGGCTGCTAGTTTAGATTGGACAAGATCAAGTAGTCGCACATTAAATGGAGTCCGGAATTCAGAACATTATGAGGAGGATTTTATTGGAGATGGTAGTAATTCTCCTCGGAAGCTTGGAGGGAGCATCTCAGATCAGCTTGCAAGTGCTCGTGCATCTTCAGTTGCTGCTGCTTATCGCCGTTTAGCAAATGATTCTGTGAACAGTTTTGTAGAATCTGTGGTAAATGAAGAACCGGACCCTGATGATTCTGGGTTCAATACACATGAAGAACCTGCTTCTATTgatttgatagaaaaagaaaacttggaTATTCAGTTTCCAAATGAAGCAGAGAGAAAACCTGTTTATGAGCCCGATCCTGATGATTCTCAGGGTGGTGGAACTTTAGAGTCTAAATTTTTTCCAGAATTTACTGGAAGCAGGACTTTACTTGGACAAGATTTCAGTAACTCTGGGCCGACACAACTCTTGCTGCCTTCAGAAACTAATAGGAAGTTGGGAACCACAAAGTTGCATGAAGAACCTGATCCTGATGAGTCTCAGGAGATGGAGATTCTGGACAGTGAAATTCAAACAATGAAAAACATTGAAGAACTTGATCCTGATGACTCTCAAGCAAATGGAGTTGTTCATCCAGAGCCTGATCCCGATGATAATTTGGTGTATCCACTGGGAGTATCTAGAACACAAACCTATGAACCAGATCCAGATGATCAAGAACTACAAAGAATCCATGATCCTGTTACTGTTGTTTGTCGTCGTCTAGAAAAGGCCATTGAGATGCTGCGAGTTGAAGTTACTCCTGTGGAAGCTACTGCAGTCCTACAAACTCTGTTTAAGATAATTAG GAACGTGATCGAAAATCCGGATGAGATGAAATACAAAAGGCTACGTAAG GCTAATCCCATAATCCAAAGGAATGTTGCAAATTATCAAG CTGCAATGGAAATTCTTTCTTTGATTGGTTTCAATGAAGACATAGTTTTGGATGAGATTGGGAAAGCAGAAACCTATCTAGTTTTGAAGCGGAATGATCCAGGCTTATTGTGGCTTGCAAAGTCTTCCCTTGAAACTTGCATTGCTTTCTAG